ATACAGCTACCTTATGTGCAAGCTGCTACCTCATCTGGTTTGACAGGTGAGATAATGGACCTTTTtgtattaattgatatttttatttatcaaataagtAGATAGAAACAACTTTCTCTTTCTCTGACCAAGGGAAACAGAAAACAAAACTTAcaacttataaaattaactttgtGCTTGATATAGAGAAGTGGAAGGAACCCTCCTTCCTCTCGTCTAATATTAAAGAGTGGAAGGAAGCCCTTTGTCCTACAGTGGGACAATCATGGcagaaatctaaatctaatcttaATATTACATCAACTTCTGCAgttattataatcaaaatgtTTGTAATTGTGTCTTTTACAcaattaagtttaagttttaaaGATGTGTTTGTGATTATTTCGTTATATTTTCAGCTGAACAGCAAAAGGAACGAAAGAAAGAGATGGCGCGCCGATTGCTCGAAATAAATGCAAGGAAACGCGAAGAGAGACTTGCTGAGGATGAAGAACAGCTAAATCAACTTCTTGCTATAAAGGTACAACTTACAGTAACAAAACTATGgagttacattacattattattaatatttaatcatattattatttaaagttcaaataatcatttgaaaaattatttgtgccactgtaattattttatttaccattgTAATaactacttacaataaaaaataacctttgAATCCCTAGTCGACTTTCAAAGCTTCTAcagtataataacataatatcaatGATTTTATATTACAGGATATGATAGAGGATGGCGATACCGATGAATTCAATGAAGCCATAAAAGGATTTGATATCAAAAGCTATGAAGATCTTCAGGTAacctaacatttatttatattccagtattttttttaatgttctttattctttattattgcCAAACATCAGATACAGTTCTACTGGAGAATTTCTTAAACGTAATAATGAATTCCTTTTCCATCGCGTAAAGGGACATTCTGTGGTACATATTTGCAAATTCTATGAATTCATTTTATAGTgatattcattataatttttgcaGAGACAAATATCGAATATACACATGCGCATAGAGAAGAACAAACAGCGGATTGTTGCGGCTGCTACTGCCGAAGAGAACTTGGAAACTCGTCCGACTGGCCGGTTGAATCCGCCTACTGAGCCAGAGGCGTTCCAAACGTGGCTCAATGAGACGCGATCTAAGGTAAAAGATGATTTTCTCTGGAATAATATTACACACTTTATACTCACTTTAAATCCTCTTTTAAATATATACTAATTCActatcttattaatttattattctagtaTCGCGAACTAGTAGCACGTCGCGAAGCTCGCCGTGCCCGTCGCGCCGCGATGGTGAAGCGACGCACGGCTGCGGCCGCTGAACGTATGCGAGTCATCTCCCGCCTTGCTGCGGCCGGAGACGACTTCGGAAACCAAGACTCTGATTGGGATGCGTATAAAAGGTAAAGTTCTTATTCCAAAGTCCAATTTAAAACTCGAAATACCTAAATAGGTAAGAGTTTTTAGAAGTGAAATACTTAccaaaaaaaacttaaaatcttgtaaaaaaaaatgatggtGAAAACAAAACCATTTCATTTATCAAGGCAAAACTTGATTGTCTTCCGACAGCCGTTTTGCAGTCTGCCGCACTTTTCCCTAAAGTTCACAAGTAACTTGATCGCAGACTTAGAACATCTCTTAtaaaaacatcatcatcaacaacagccAGAGGACATCCAATGATGAACAGAGGCCTCCCTCTTAGTGCTCCATAGCTAGTCATTATTTTAACAAGCTTTTCGTATTTTATTCCAGTATAAGTCGCGAAGCTGATTCCGATTCGGAAGCTGACGGTGAACGTCTCATGGAGTTAGAGGAAGCGCTTCGTGAATATGAACCTCCTCCAGCGAATTCCAGTCAACATCATCAACTGCACTTGGCTATAGAACCGCTAAGGTTTGTATTGAAATACTCGCCCCAATTTCTTCGCGCTTCGCGTTTACTATGCGTGCTACTTCAacactctttaaaaaaatactgtacaaAGCTGAGTTActgttatattaattttgtttcctGTCATTCCAGAGCTCCAGAGCTAATGTTTCAACCTTCAATGATGGGCAACTTAGAAGCAGGGTTGGCAGAAACTATGGAGTATGTGTTCAAACACTTTAGTCCTGAAGATCAGCTGCTGTTAGCAAATAATGTGTTCCTCACAGGAGGCAGTTCTCAATTCCCAGGTaagttaattttacaaattatggTGCGAAGCTGTTAACGTATATGGGACAATAAAAACCTAACTTTGCAAAATCTCCAACACCTAATACTATCTTTGCCTATCGCAAGATCCCTTATAACGTAAGTGGTCATATCTATATTGAAACGCCAAACGCAGAGTtagcaacgttaaaaaaagttCTCTCTATTTATACAATAATCATATAATCGCGAGGATCGGAGGAGTAATTGCAATTTTTACTTTCCAGGACTAAAAGAAAGACTCGAAAGAGAACTTCTAGAAATGAGACCGTTTCAATCTACTCACAAGGTAGTGGTGGCCAAGAACCCCAGTCTGGACGCTTGGTACGGAGCCAGGGACTTTGCTGGTAGCAATGAGTTTGAAAATTGGTGTATTTCGAAAGAAGAGTATTATGAGATGGGTGGAGAGTATTTGAAGGAACATTACGCAAGTAACAAGTATTACAAGAGCCCAGCACCGATTGTTGATAATACTCTCGCGCCGTCCATCGATGCCAACGTCGTGAAAGAAGAAATAGTTGTGGATTGCTAGATGTAAGGTTTGCTTGATTAAAGTTACTTATTCAGTACATTCtggtttgtttaatattttttatacaagtcCCTGGTGTTGTTCCAATCTAAATGTTCCAAAGAAATACGCTCAACCCAGTCAGTGTTGCTTACTGCACATTTAGGTATTTACTTGGCCTGAAATACGATATCATACCTCGCACTGACTTATGTTTATCTCATTCTCATCACTATAAATATGATTTGAAACACGCGGCTGATTTGTTCAGGGAACTTCACAAATCGCAATCAACATTATTAGATAAATTTGACACCACGCAGCACTTTTCAACATACAGTGCACACAGAATTAGTAGtacagaagaatccgtttattatgactccgcctatattgaccaaccggttattatgacgtaattgcatgacgaagtttggttttcatataaaattctttataaaaaagtcggatataatgacttcccttacagtgacatgccgctttatatgacccatttttaataaattatgtccggttataatgaccggcacgattctttaccttcaataatgttcgttaattccCGATGACGTTCGGCACGTacctagtttttgttttgaatctcAGTGAGTAATTGACAGTTGAAGGTTACGCATTAAAAGCTGCAGAATTATTATCACGATTTGTCCAcagcaatattgaaaatgataatttgaccctagctatgtcttctatacacaatagtgtgagagtctgtttttacaataaaatgaagaaacaaaagcagacaaaaattacagattacttacaataaaaaatacacttgtgtatgtgttattataataatctgctgattacgtgcaattttgattttaatttaatatggtcttacacatatgcaaatatactatgtttctgtattaaaatacttaatacatacatatttacataaaaaagattttcatttatacataacgctttgtatgacgtccgcttattatgacgtgtttgtcaattcctttcgatgtcattataaacggactctactgTAATTACTTAAAAGTAAGggggttaaataaaaataaaagtggggattgaaaataaacaaataaatagccACAAATATCATGGcacgtttatttttttccacTACATGGCGACTTCTAAAAGAATCGTGACTTGTTATTTTGCATTCATatagtttcatttttttattagagcTCTGCAAAATGAGcactaaacaataattttacaatgtatattttttccataaaattaaaatataaactctgtattttatttgatcTCAATATAAATCACTATGaactgaaaaaaattaaatgttttgttagttcgctaattataatattgattgatGAGACTATAATAAAgagtacatttaaaaaatcacattaaagCATATATATAATGCTGACTACATAAACGCTCTAACAGCCTCTCCCTACCGTCTACCGCTACGTCACCTCACAGATTGTATACTCAAAGTATTAACAACAAACAATATGAAAGACTTCAGCTCTACTAAACAaaccaatataattataataataaatttatcacAATCATTTCAGActacaaaataactaaataatcacCTGTAAAGGAGGCTGTGAGAGCTATAATCACGTGCAATGTAAATGTAATACACCACAATTAACAAATCTaacttatttcaaatataaactagcctaaaaattttaacaataaagaaaaaacggTAGTAGTTAAAATATTGGTCATTAAAACTCTGAAGAGCTATAACTAAATGACCGCACAAATTATCATCATGCCATGatgtttgtattgaattttaataaaaattgcacTCAAAGGGATGTAAAATACTCCAAAACTTGGTAAAGTGTGGCTTTTAgccgtttatttttgtttagcgtataattagaaattgtataaaatcaGTGACTTAGAAATAGCTCtcagtatataaaaaaagttaaaatcctTAGGCTGTACTCTCGTATGATTATAATGTAAGCAACGCAATATGTTGGCAAAGCGGAAGTTCACGTAAATCTAACGATACAATagaactaaatatttatgtaccttAGACATTATGATTACACAAGGCTCACtgttatttcataaaactacCACGATCAAGTTTAGTGTAACTGGTCGGCGGCGCTCGTTGGCGCTCGGCCCCCTAGACTAGTAGTCTGCCTCGACGAGGGAAGTATACGTTATACATTCACGGGAAGGATATGTACGATTTCTTTAACCAAAATTCAATAACGGCTTACAAAGACACTGGTTGGTCCATCAACCACAACCGCTCAGAtgttaacaacaaaataacaacaacacaATCTAACACTGCCAATATATTTCACGTGAGTATTCTTTTTAACGTTGTGAATTCCTCAGTCTTTTCTACggttcaaaaacaaaaaaaaagtagtcgAAGAAAAAATCATACCACCACTTTTGTAATTACGTAAATTCAAGGGTTTCAATATGCACTTCTTAATATAGGTTAACTAACATCGGTATGTAAAATAGTTACACAATGAAGGCACACAGGTTGCAAGTTCAACGTATACTTAGCAGCTCTTAAAAATCAAGGTGCGACCTGTGGCCTTCACTGTCATTTCGTGACCCTTATTTATTACGAAATACATTCACCGAGAAAAGATTTTCCTCttatcaatataaatatatgaattatACTCTGTGTGAAAGATTAAGAAGTGAGAGCATATTTCGTAATTAACAAAGCCCGCGTTCTCCCAGCGCACCTCTTCGCTCAGCGAGGGTGAAGCAACGATAGGGCAAtgtaataaagataaaacaatCATAAAGACAGcgaacatataataataataataacaaaaatatattactaatcCTAGAATTCAAAAAGAAACAATCACCCTCGGCAAGAGATCGGGGAGCTGAGAGACatctatgtatatatttatttatatatgtatttatgtacctaGGTCACTATGTTGGTGTTTCTATTTCCATTCATAATATCTatggataatataataatataaggtaTACAGCATTGAAAGGCACCTAATACGCGTTGTCCCTATCAATGCTGTTACATACAAACTATTGATAACTAtggttttaaaatttcaatgGTGATCATTTTATAATGGTATCTGAAAGTTTTATACTACTCTTTAAACCCAAGTTCTAGTTTGTCTAAATAATACTGTTATCAATGGCTTGGTAAGAAACTTACTAAAGACgttaagattttattaatatacggAAAAGTTTAGATGTTACTCTTAAAATTTGTGGGCAACTAAATGCATCCTCATATTACTTTACTTTATACCTTAACATACGGTGTAcacgtttattttaaaatgataatgagATATTGGCCTATTTTTTTCGTGTCTCTTTCAAATACAGaactatcaaaatataaaaaaatattgaggacTATCAAACAACATTcatatgtatatattattattatatgtatacttatgTACATCTACAAGAAATTTTGATCTTTATAGTACCCAAAGTATAGTTCTGCGCTAAGTCTAACATTAATTCCAATTATATTCTCAGTTCGATATTCGGTATGACTGTAGAATGAGACATTCCTACAAATCATAcgcatattataattttgaatgttttcTCGAtatacttgaataaataaacactacCAATATTTACATTTGCTGAACCAGCACATGGACACACacatggaaataaaataatgtatcaaaataacaaCACGGGAAGTTGTAAAACAATAGGTATAAATGTCGGTCTAACACTATGTATTACATATTAGAGctcttacaatattttatttccagttcTACCCTGACCTGCAGACTTAACTAAACTTACACTACCACATCATTTACATAGAAATGGCACCAATCTATCTTTGATATCAATAATGGCAAACCATAAGGAACCCCCGCAGCGGACACTTTAGCTGCACAGCTCGGTGCGCAAGAACTGTCTCAAGGTATTGGAAGACTACTGCACTATACACTAttcattattactattattcgAAAAACAGTAATGAAATAAAGTTCTGCCTCTTGCCAAAATAcgtttgtatatatgtatgtatattgcgATATCCTAAAtgggtaaataattatgtaacaatgTTTATGATGACTACACTTTATATGAATATTCAATCTCATCAGGAATATAAAATGAAGTTTATCGATGGTGTTATGATTGATATTGCCTAATGTCGCTAACCGCTAGAAGGCACACAAAGTTTAGTAAGAAGCTTCACAAATTATGCTCTCTGTTATGTACGGCCAGTCGGCCACTTGACCACTAACACCCAGCACTCACTTATTCTGTAAGACACACTAAAGCGTACTCCGGCCGATGTCCCTCACATTGAACACTGAACATAACATTATTCTGAACgtaatacgtttaaaaaatattgccaatTTTATGTTGCAACAGGCACTTCTCTGGATTTCTCCAATAAACATcatattaaaagttattaattttgtgaaGCTTTCAATATTGCCTCTCAGGACTCTGCTAGTTTATGgaattattatttgtacttcttatttactattattattattttttatatgaaacctgatttttatttatagtattctTATGGATTAATCTTGAGGAGTATTATCTAGAGTCCCTTATATTCTTCAGCGATCAAAATACTTTACCACTCACCAGTAACAGTTCTATATAAAATTACTGAACTTCCATATACACTGACACGTTCTAAGTTAAAGCATCGCAATAAGATATTGTTACATTTCACTACGACTAATGAAGGATGGGTATGACGATGACAAGCGAAtgacgaacattaaaatttagaatttttaaGTTGGAGATTTACCATTTACGATTCCAAAATTTATCACTAAGCAAATTAGAATATGAGATCAAAAATTTTAGGCCTACAATCTATCATGATGAGACTTTTAAGTATTGATTTATAAACGCCACCAcggaaattaatataatcatgTGATGGTATAGATAAATCACAGTTGTAGGTATAAATCACAATGCATATATTATCATAGGCGGTACCGCTACGTGACTACTCACTACATCCTCATCTCTATTGTGATGTCCACCTGGTGTTATCGAGGGATTCCACAAGCGTAACGAAACCAACTCGATTCCTCTCTGCCACCTTCCACACGCGGATACAATCCAACAGCGCAGCCTTGCTGGCGCTCACACCACGCCCGACGAAATCAacagtgtataaataaataactccaaatataataaacaaataaaagtgcATGAGTCCATGCTGACGATCCTAGCGAGGAGCTGCCTGTCTCCTCTGCTCTCAATTATATCATTCTGAATGATAGCTGCTCTTGTTGATGGCTGCCAAATATATATTATTGCACTCTGGCTGCTTCCTGCTCAACCAAGAGCTGTAACAACGTACACAGTTCGTTACACTTCTATATTTTAACATAAGGAACCTTTAGTTAATCAAAGTGACCATATTGACCACATACCTAAAACGGGTGATCAATCTGCAAGATGCATTTGACCTGACATCTGGGGCTGCGGCGTTGGAGTATGCGAAGGGGGAGGTGACGCTGCAAAGATTATTATATCGATAACATTAAAGTTTACAACAAATATTAAGTAAACTATAGTGGGATACTTACAAATAGATGCAATAGACTGTGGCGACATCGCAGACATTTTGCTCGTGTCTTGCATAGAGACTTGAGTTCCTTGAGATGTCATGTAGCGATTTACCATTGGTACAAAGCTGGAAAGAAATTGCCGTCTATCAATCGCTTCTATGGATCTGATCTATAAACAACAAATTCGTTCTACGTTTGCGGTATTACCTAATAACTAATGTGCTACTATGGAAGCagagtaaaataaatgataatgcGGTGCTCAACCGTACCTGGGAACTCACTCGGAATGCAAATGGACTTAAtggtgaaatattaataaagctgTCGTTTTAATTCAGCCACATTTGTGTCACGTTCTTATTTGGTGTTGTGAGAAAATGGTTGTTAGTTAAAATACACTCCCTATATATTTGATGGATTAGTTTGTAACCATTGTAGTGTTTCAGATGTCATACCTTAAGTCACAAACGCCGGGAGAATCAAAGTTGCTGTTGTTAGAGTTGTTGGTGTTGGTAGCAACACTGTTGATGGTGCCGATGCTGTTGGCCGACACGTTGCTATGATTCTCGCGATGGACACGGTTGTGGTGTCTGTGTAGAGGAAATTAATATTGTCAGATTATGGCAGATACTCGAATGATAGATGAGAAATAAATTTCAGCGAATAAACTCAGAAGGTCCAGTAAACGGAAATTAGAACTCTTGTaacactttaaattaattatgttttacgtCTTAACTCAAGTAATTGTTAAACGAGGTTACTCGATTAGTTACAAGTCACGCTGGGGACCTAAAGTTACGAGCTAGATTGCATCGTAACCTAAGaagacgccatgtcggacaacgttgtccggcACTAgtgaatagcctttaacagtttttaaaGGTTTGTTGCAGGCTCAGTCAGATGAATAAGCCGCTAAACATAAATTAACGTGTTTATGAAGTGACCTTATCAGATAGCTGTCGCGCACGAAGGAGCGGCCGCAAACGCTGCACTCGTAGCAGGAGCCAGTGGAGTGCGTGCGGATGTGCAGGGCGAACTGGGACTTCGACGTGAACGACATCGAGCAGCGGTCGCAGTTCAGCGGCTTGTCGGCCACGTGCGACCATCTGGCGACAATACCAACACCACTTAAATACATTACAACATACTTATCAAGGTAACAAACATGTTTTCTATGTTTCTACTACAtataacgtgtaacaaaatacccatatacatcaagaagccctgacgaatacaggttgaatagaatctctacataaagtttcagcttaaaatacgtttaaaaaaaattgtaccaaatacttggtatcgcatagttcttgatttcaaatcatacaaacgtgtcacaacactacagggatcactcgctaatattacgaaacatttcttctgtcaatctgatcgcctagtacctgtctacctaattttgattcgcgcaccggcgcgatttgaaaaattcataacttggtaccatgaaaacatgagtttaaaaacccttcccgtatcgtttgttatgttatctagaaaccgtgcaattgatacaTATGTCTACCccttttgttacacgttgtatattgaTAATAACTAACAAATAAGGGGATGTAACTCACCTGTGCGCGGTTACATAGCTCTTCACAGCAAAGCGTTTCTGGCAAATATCACAAGCATACGGACGTTCACCTGAAACAGAGGATTCGCTATAAAATTAACTCAACTATCTACCtgaaaataaatgaaagcaATGATCTTTTAATCAATGAAAGCATTATGAAGGCACATGATGTTAGAAAGACGGCAAGATGCGATTAGAGAGTGATGCAGTCTGAAATTAATGAATGGAAGccaagaaattaaataaataataataagtattgaaACTCGAGTGATGATGTAGCGGATGATTAGAATTATTAAAACTTACGTTGTCGGTGCCACATCATTAAGTTCAGAATGACAAAATATCTGCCTGGTAAAGCAATTTGCCGTCTTCTAAACGAACCATAGCTATCCTTCAACCTTATGTAACCCACTACGCTCTATGTATAGTAAACTACCAGACGAAAAACATTATTTGATTGTGCTAAATATGAGTACATGCTTTATATTCGTAGCCATTACAAGGCACTTGAAGTACTGTGCATGCAGTATCATCTATTTAAGCTCGTGTaggtatatataattattactgtTTGCAATATTTTGGCATTCTCCTGTCCAACATGCAGTTGTTGGTGGTTATTTAGTTACCCGTAGTATACAGCTGCTTTATACATAGTGTGATTCCTAATAAGGTTAgtatcaaaatgttttttatctGTTAGACACACTAAGCTATGAATCACTTGGTTTACATACTACCTATGATTCATGTAGTTCAGGAATATTTTAAGGTGCTTGCACACATAACCCATGGACTTTCAGCACTGCGTACTTACAGTGTTCGTTTACTTGAAGCTATGTAGTGCAGGTGACCGATGTCTGAATGTAACACAGCACTAAGGTAGTGTGGAGCCAGTTGTGTATGCAAAACACCGAAAAATAGGGAACGCGATGTGGTCGTACCGGTATGAATTCGCTTGTGAATGTTGAGCGTGGATTTCTGCGTGAAGCGTTTGTAACAGACATCGCACTCGAACGGCCTTTCCCCCGTGTGAGTACGCATGTGTATCTCCAGGTACGGCTTGCAAGTGAACGCCGCCGGGCACTCCATGCATTGGTATGGACGCCCTTGCACTGACCACCCGCGCATTATATTAGTTTATGCTCACTTATTacaattatgattattatactCACAATAAGACTTACTATTAAACTTATGTGGCACCGACAACTTTAAattcaaacatatgaaaaataatattaagaacATGGTAAATGTTAAATACTTTGCTTGTGATCATGAatttttgaataagaaaaacaataagtaaGAAAAAGGCGTGCGTTGAGCGTTGTCGACTGACCTGTGTGCGTTCGTTTGTGTATATTGAGTGTAGATTTTTGCGCGAATCTCTTGAGGCATACGTCACACTGGTAGGGCCGCTCGCCGGTGTGCGTGCGGTTGTGGATCTCGAGGTACTGCTTGCAGGTGAAGGCGGCGGGGCACTGCAGGCACTGGAAGGGCCGGCCCTGCACTGTGGACGAGTCACACCGTTAGCCAGCACGCGAGCGCCCGCCTCCCCGCGCCGCGCTCTCTAGTAGCCCACATACGTTACGTTCGAGTCTGCGTCGCGCCGGCTCGCTCGCCGGCCACCCACGTACCTGAGTGCGTCCGCTTGTGGATGTTGAGACTGGATTTCTGTGTGAAGCGCTTCAGGCAGATGTCGCACTGATAGGGCCGCTCGCCGGTGTGCGTGCGCGTGTGTATCTCCAGGTATTGCTTGCAGGTGAAGGCGGCGGGGCACGACAGGCACTGGAACGGTCTGCCCTGGACTGGTGCCCAACACATATATTATAGCGGCGGCGAGCCCGCAAGGACGCTAGACGCCCTCGCTCTACGGAGGTCGCGGCGCGGACCGGTCGCCGCTCGCCGCGTACTCCGCTCCAAATCTTTCGCTAGGTATTGTTACAAAGGCTCGCGATCGCTCGACTACTCGGAGACAGACAGATTCGGAGGAGAGGCGGAGTGCGAGTGGAGAGAGGCGTGGGCGGGCGGACGGCCAGTCCGGCCCGCGGGGTCACCCACCTGTGTGCGTCCTCTTATGTATATTGAGGCTGGACTTCTGCGTGAAGCGCTTCAGACACGCGTCGCACTGAT
This sequence is a window from Spodoptera frugiperda isolate SF20-4 chromosome 5, AGI-APGP_CSIRO_Sfru_2.0, whole genome shotgun sequence. Protein-coding genes within it:
- the LOC118272256 gene encoding zinc finger protein ZFP2 isoform X25; this encodes MFEQQIKAEPMSFYTSHPHVHTGPPTIIRSDSSHASIISMNQHHQAHQEDSKDSLIVQQQVQHQQDLMEQHQQQQEMQQDDELSFKGMDDEGVDMDMDGRQCPQGMGVDMGSVQTKMEVANGGQSTPRSKPQACKVCGKVLSSASSYYVHMKLHSGNKPFQCTVCDAAFCRKPYLEVHMRTHTGERPFQCDLCLKRFTQKSSLNTHKRVHTDEHMRALMVKDRPYKCDLCQMRFTQSSSLNRHKKIHTEEHIQSLINKVRPYQCDICDKRFTQKSSLGTHKRIHTVQGRPFQCLSCPAAFTCKQYLEIHTRTHTGERPYQCDICLKRFTQKSSLNIHKRTHSVQGRPFQCLQCPAAFTCKQYLEIHNRTHTGERPYQCDVCLKRFAQKSTLNIHKRTHTVQGRPYQCMECPAAFTCKPYLEIHMRTHTGERPFECDVCYKRFTQKSTLNIHKRIHTGERPYACDICQKRFAVKSYVTAHRWSHVADKPLNCDRCSMSFTSKSQFALHIRTHSTGSCYECSVCGRSFVRDSYLIRHHNRVHRENHSNVSANSIGTINSVATNTNNSNNSNFDSPGVCDLRRQFLSSFVPMVNRYMTSQGTQVSMQDTSKMSAMSPQSIASISSPPPSHTPTPQPQMSGQMHLAD
- the LOC118272256 gene encoding zinc finger protein ZFP2 isoform X14 → MFEQQIKAEPMSFYTSHPHVHTGPPTIIRSDSSHASIISMNQHHQAHQEDSKDSLIVQQQVQHQQDLMEQHQQQQEMQQDDELSFKGMDDEGVDMDMDGRQCPQGMGVDMGSVQTKMEVANGGQSTPRSKPQACKVCGKVLSSASSYYVHMKLHSGNKPFQCTVCDAAFCRKPYLEVHMRTHTGERPFQCDLCLKRFTQKSSLNTHKRVHTEEHRRALLAKDRPYQCGICFVRFTQKSSLGRHGKIHTEEHIQSLINKVRPYQCDICDKRFTQKSSLGTHKRIHTGERPFQCTVCLKSFTQKCALNLHEKIHTVQGRPFACGQCPAAFARRPYLDIHMRTHTGERPYQCDACLKRFTQKSSLNIHKRTHTVQGRPFQCLSCPAAFTCKQYLEIHTRTHTGERPYQCDICLKRFTQKSSLNIHKRTHSVQGRPFQCLQCPAAFTCKQYLEIHNRTHTGERPYQCDVCLKRFAQKSTLNIHKRTHTVQGRPYQCMECPAAFTCKPYLEIHMRTHTGERPFECDVCYKRFTQKSTLNIHKRIHTGERPYACDICQKRFAVKSYVTAHRWSHVADKPLNCDRCSMSFTSKSQFALHIRTHSTGSCYECSVCGRSFVRDSYLIRHHNRVHRENHSNVSANSIGTINSVATNTNNSNNSNFDSPGVCDLRRQFLSSFVPMVNRYMTSQGTQVSMQDTSKMSAMSPQSIASISSPPPSHTPTPQPQMSGQMHLAD
- the LOC118272256 gene encoding zinc finger protein ZFP2 isoform X20; protein product: MFEQQIKAEPMSFYTSHPHVHTGPPTIIRSDSSHASIISMNQHHQAHQEDSKDSLIVQQQVQHQQDLMEQHQQQQEMQQDDELSFKGMDDEGVDMDMDGRQCPQGMGVDMGSVQTKMEVANGGQSTPRSKPQACKVCGKVLSSASSYYVHMKLHSGNKPFQCTVCDAAFCRKPYLEVHMRTHTGERPFQCDLCLKRFTQKSSLNTHKRVHTDEHMRALMVKDRPYKCDLCQMRFTQSSSLNRHKKIHTEEHRRALLAKDRPYQCGICFVRFTQKSSLGRHGKIHTEEHIQSLINKVRPYQCDICDKRFTQKSSLGTHKRIHTVQGRPFQCLSCPAAFTCKQYLEIHTRTHTGERPYQCDICLKRFTQKSSLNIHKRTHSVQGRPFQCLQCPAAFTCKQYLEIHNRTHTGERPYQCDVCLKRFAQKSTLNIHKRTHTVQGRPYQCMECPAAFTCKPYLEIHMRTHTGERPFECDVCYKRFTQKSTLNIHKRIHTGERPYACDICQKRFAVKSYVTAHRWSHVADKPLNCDRCSMSFTSKSQFALHIRTHSTGSCYECSVCGRSFVRDSYLIRHHNRVHRENHSNVSANSIGTINSVATNTNNSNNSNFDSPGVCDLRRQFLSSFVPMVNRYMTSQGTQVSMQDTSKMSAMSPQSIASISSPPPSHTPTPQPQMSGQMHLAD